Proteins encoded by one window of Flagellimonas lutaonensis:
- the rodA gene encoding rod shape-determining protein RodA → MSGKSVLRRLDWLTVFFYVLLVFIGWINIYSTTLGEGHTSIFDFSTLYGKQLFFILFSVTAAFFVFFIESGFFERFASIFYLISLVLLIGLFLFGKTIAGATSWYDLGFFNLQPSELAKVTTALALAKYLSDIQTDIRNRRHQLYASLIILVPALLILPQPDPGSSLIFFSLFFVLFREGLPLYYFLVPIILVVLFATTLMFGTVWVAIALVLLFVLFFLFKKPTVKVRVLPLVLVFVTSVLFSLSVNFVFENVFEQRHRDRFALWLGLEKDEAKLDQIRKTIGYNTYQSEKAIESGGFFGKGFLEGTRTKGDFVPEQHTDYIFSSVGEEWGFLGTAAVILIFSFFFLRLIHLAERQKNAFVRMYGYGVISILFIHYLINIGMVIGLLPTIGIPLPFFSYGGSGMVFFTLLLFIFLKLDSNRLREGI, encoded by the coding sequence ATGTCTGGTAAGAGTGTACTACGAAGATTGGATTGGCTTACCGTTTTTTTTTATGTCTTGCTGGTCTTTATTGGTTGGATCAACATCTATTCTACCACCTTGGGTGAGGGCCACACATCGATCTTCGACTTCTCGACCCTGTATGGCAAACAATTGTTCTTTATTCTCTTCAGTGTTACCGCAGCCTTTTTTGTATTCTTTATTGAGAGTGGCTTTTTTGAGCGCTTTGCCAGTATTTTCTATCTCATCTCATTGGTATTGCTAATCGGACTCTTTCTCTTTGGAAAGACCATTGCAGGCGCCACCTCATGGTACGACCTGGGCTTTTTCAACCTACAGCCCTCAGAGCTGGCAAAAGTTACCACTGCACTTGCCTTGGCCAAATACCTGAGCGATATTCAGACCGACATAAGAAATAGACGGCACCAATTGTATGCCTCGCTCATTATTTTGGTGCCGGCCTTGTTGATTTTGCCCCAACCCGACCCGGGAAGTTCACTGATTTTCTTTTCGTTGTTCTTTGTGCTGTTCAGAGAGGGGCTGCCACTCTATTACTTTTTGGTGCCCATAATATTGGTGGTCTTGTTCGCCACCACCTTGATGTTCGGCACTGTTTGGGTGGCCATAGCCTTGGTATTGTTGTTTGTACTCTTTTTTCTGTTTAAGAAACCTACTGTCAAAGTTCGTGTGCTGCCTCTGGTGCTGGTATTCGTGACATCGGTTCTCTTTTCACTATCGGTCAATTTTGTCTTTGAAAACGTATTTGAACAACGCCACAGGGATAGGTTTGCTCTTTGGCTCGGACTTGAAAAAGACGAGGCCAAACTTGACCAAATAAGAAAAACCATAGGCTATAATACCTACCAATCGGAGAAAGCCATTGAATCGGGCGGGTTTTTTGGCAAAGGCTTTCTAGAAGGTACGCGAACCAAGGGCGATTTCGTGCCCGAACAACATACCGACTATATATTCAGCTCTGTGGGCGAAGAATGGGGCTTTCTCGGTACCGCAGCCGTAATCCTTATTTTTTCGTTCTTTTTCTTGCGCCTCATCCATTTGGCAGAACGGCAGAAGAACGCATTTGTTCGCATGTACGGCTATGGGGTCATCTCAATATTGTTCATTCACTACCTCATCAATATTGGCATGGTGATTGGTCTGTTGCCCACTATTGGCATTCCCCTGCCCTTTTTTAGTTATGGGGGATCGGGCATGGTGTTTTTTACCCTCTTGCTGTTCATCTTTTTAAAGCTTGACTCAAACCGATTGAGGGAAGGTATCTAG